A single window of Vigna radiata var. radiata cultivar VC1973A chromosome 4, Vradiata_ver6, whole genome shotgun sequence DNA harbors:
- the LOC106758929 gene encoding zinc transporter 11 produces the protein MKILKSTFLVVCLLAALLCPTKAHGGGGDDSDDDDSHSEDLHAKSLILVKIWCLIIFFVSTFAGGVSPYFYRWNESFLLLGTQFAAGVFLGTSLMHFLSDSNETFQDLTTKSYPFAFMLASSGYLLTMLGDCVVVFVTGNSKREAKVLELEGGTTPQDHDLAGNHCAVDTTNPMLLKTSSVGDTILLILALCFHSVFEGIAVGVAGTKADAWRNLWTISLHKIFAAIAMGIALLRMLPKRPLVTTAAYSFAFAISSPIGVGIGIAINATTQGRTADWMFAITMGIACGVFIYVAINHLISKGFKPQKPTRFDTPWFRFLAVLSGVAVIAVVMIWD, from the exons ATGAAGATCCTAAAGTCAACGTTCCTCGTTGTGTGTCTCTTGGCCGCGCTCCTCTGTCCAACCAAGGCTCACGGAGGAGGTGGTGATGATTCTGACGATGATGATTCCCACAGCGAAGATTTGCATGCCAAGAGTCTGATCCTTGTCAAAATATGGTGTTTGATCATCTTCTTTGTGAGCACTTTCGCTGGTGGGGTGTCTCCGTATTTCTACCGATGGAACgagagttttcttcttttgggGACTCAGTTCGCTGCTGGGGTTTTCTTGGGAACCTCTTTGATGCATTTCTTGAGCGATTCTAACGAGACCTTCCAAGACCTGACCACAAAATCTTACCCTTTTGCCTTCATGCTCGCCTCATCTGGCTACCTTCTCACCATGCTTGGTGACTGCGTTGTCGTTTTTGTCACCGGCAATAGCAAGAGGGAAGCCAAAGTGTTGGAACTGGAAGGTGGGACAACACCACAGGATCATGACCTAGCTGGAAATCACTGTGCAGTGGACACCACAAACCCTATGTTATTGAAGACTTCTTCTGTGGGAGACACCATTCTTCTCATCCTTGCACTGTGCTTCCATTCGGTTTTTGAGGGCATTGCAGTTGGAGTTGCAG GTACTAAAGCGGATGCATGGAGGAACTTATGGACGATATCCTTACACAAGATATTTGCTGCCATTGCAATGGGAATTGCTTTGCTGAGGATGTTACCTAAGAGACCCTTAGTAACAACAGCAGCATATTCTTTCGCCTTTGCTATCTCAAGTCCCATCGGTGTGGGGATTGGCATTGCCATAAACGCTACAACACAAGGACGCACAGCAGATTGGATGTTTGCTATAACAATGGGTATTGCTTGTGGGGTGTTTATCTATGTTGCCATCAATCATTTAATATCCAAAGGCTTCAAACCGCAGAAACCAACGCGTTTCGACACTCCCTGGTTTAGGTTTCTCGCTGTGCTTTCTGGTGTAGCTGTTATTGCAGTTGTCATGATCTGGGACTGA
- the LOC106759125 gene encoding zinc transporter 1-like → MASSSTTFLVVCLLASVLYPIKANRGESDRESLHSMGLILVKLWCLIIMLVSTFAGGMSTYFFRWNETFLVLGTQFAGGVFLGSSLMHFLGDSNETFRELTTKTYPFAFMLASSGYLLTMLGDCVVGFVSSNAQTNPKVEELEGGTASQEHEQTTDHCAVEATNPMLLKTSSKGDTILLILALCFHSVFEGIAVGVAGTKRDAWKNLWTISLHKIFAAIAMGIALLRMLPKRPLLTSAVYSLAFAVSSPAGVVIGIAVDATTRGSTADWMFAITMGIASGVFIYVAINHLIAKGFKQKGTSRFDTPWFRFLAVLSGVAVIAVVMIWD, encoded by the exons ATGGCTTCATCCAGCACAACGTTCCTCGTTGTGTGTCTCTTAGCCTCGGTTCTGTATCCAATCAAGGCTAACCGAGGGGAATCTGACAGAGAAAGCTTGCATTCCATGGGTCTTATATTGGTGAAACTATGGTGTTTGATCATCATGCTCGTGAGCACTTTCGCTGGAGGGATGTCTACCTACTTCTTCCGCTGGAATGAGACTTTTCTAGTGTTGGGAACTCAGTTCGCTGGTGGGGTTTTCTTGGGAAGTTCTTTAATGCATTTCTTGGGCGATTCTAATGAGACTTTTCGAGAGCTCACCACAAAAACTTACCCTTTTGCCTTTATGCTGGCTTCATCTGGGTACCTTCTCACCATGCTTGGTGATTGCGTAGTGGGCTTTGTCAGCAGCAATGCCCAGACGAACCCCAAAGTGGAGGAACTGGAAGGAGGGACAGCATCCCAAGAGCATGAGCAAACCACGGATCACTGCGCTGTGGAGGCAACAAACCCTATGTTGTTGAAAACTTCCTCCAAGGGAGACACCATTCTACTCATCCTTGCACTTTGCTTCCATTCGGTTTTTGAGGGCATTGCCGTTGGGGTTGCAG GTACGAAGAGAGATGCGTGGAAGAACTTGTGGACAATATCCTTGCATAAGATATTTGCTGCGATCGCAATGGGAATTGCTTTGTTAAGGATGTTACCTAAGAGACCCTTATTAACAAGTGCAGTATATTCTTTGGCCTTTGCAGTATCAAGCCCCGCTGGTGTGGTGATTGGAATTGCCGTAGACGCGACAACTCGAGGAAGCACCGCAGATTGGATGTTTGCCATAACGATGGGCATTGCTTCTGGAGTGTTCATCTATGTTGCCATCAATCATTTAATAGCCAAAGGCTTCAAACAGAAGGGGACAAGCCGTTTCGACACCCCCTGGTTTAGGTTTCTCGCAGTGCTTTCTGGTGTAGCTGTTATTGCAGTTGTCATGATCTGGGACtga
- the LOC106758278 gene encoding laccase-2, producing MTNVIPSSAAFSVATLFVSSILWTVPNTVLSASSNYEGVTRHYQFDIRLQSITRLCHTKNMLTVNGKFPGPRVIAREGDRLVVKVVNHVPNNITIHWHGVRQLRSGWSDGPSYITQCPIQSGQSYVYNFSLVGQRGTLFWHAHHSWLRATLYGPLIILPRTNESYPFAKPYKEIPILFGEWWNVDPEAVIAQALHTGGGPNASDAYTINGLPGPLYNCSSNDTFNLKVKPGKTYLLRLINAAVNNELFFSIANHTMTVVEADAAYVKPFNSKIIVISPGQTTNVLLKTKPKFINATFFMLARPFFTAKGTFNSSTLAGILEYEIDTPPSESDLKNHTLLKPTLPSINDTSFVASFSSKFRSLNSAKYPANVPRKVDKSFFFTIGLGSIPCPRNQTCEGPNKRTKFAASMNNISFNLPSVAILEQHFSGKDNGGVYTTDFPVVPPRPFNYTGTPPNNSMVKSGTKVVVIPYNTRVQVVLQDTSILGAESHPLHLHGFNMLVVGQGFGNFDPLEDPGKFNLVDPVERNTIGVPSGGWVAIRFVADNPGVWLMHCHIDLHLSWGLRMAWIVNNGKLSHQKLLPPPSDLPKC from the exons ATGACAAACGTTATTCCTTCATCGGCGGCATTTTCTGTCGCAACTCTCTTTGTCTCAAGCATCTTGTGGACTGTTCCAAATACTGTGCTGTCAGCTTCTTCAAACTATGAAGGCGTTACTAGGCACTATCAGTTCGAT ATAAGGCTGCAAAGCATTACCAGGTTGTGCCACACTAAGAACATGCTCACCGTAAATGGGAAGTTCCCGGGACCTCGTGTTATTGCTAGAGAAGGAGACAGATTAGTGGTTAAGGTGGTGAACCATGTTCCAAACAACATCACCATTCATTG GCACGGAGTGAGACAGCTACGTAGTGGATGGTCGGATGGACCATCTTACATAACTCAATGTCCCATACAAAGTGGTCAGAGTTATGTGTACAACTTCAGCTTGGTTGGGCAAAGAGGAACTCTCTTCTGGCATGCACACCACTCGTGGTTAAGGGCTACTCTCTATGGACCCCTCATCATCCTCCCAAGGACAAACGAATCTTACCCATTTGCCAAACCCTACAAGGAAATTCCCATCCTCTTTG GAGAGTGGTGGAATGTGGATCCGGAAGCAGTGATTGCACAAGCTCTTCACACAGGGGGTGGTCCAAATGCCTCTGATGCCTACACCATTAACGGACTTCCTGGACCACTCTACAATTGCTCCAGTAACG ATACGTTCAACCTAAAAGTGAAGCCGGGGAAGACATATCTTCTACGTTTGATCAACGCTGCAGTGAATAATGAACTCTTTTTCAGCATAGCAAACCACACCATGACAGTCGTCGAAGCTGATGCTGCATATGTTAAACCCTTCAACTCCAAAATCATCGTCATTAGTCCAGGACAAACCACTAACGTCCTGTTGAAGACAAAACCTAAGTTCATAAATGCTACTTTCTTCATGCTAGCGAGACCTTTTTTCACCGCTAAGGGTACCTTTAACAGTTCAACGTTAGCTGGCATTCTAGAATACGAAATCGACACCCCTCCTTCGGAATCAGATTTAAAAAACCATACCCTACTGAAACCAACCCTTCCTTCTATTAACGATACTTCCTTCGTTGCGAGTTTCAGTAGTAAATTTCGCAGTTTGAACAGCGCAAAGTACCCTGCGAATGTGCCTCGGAAAGTTGACAAGAGTTTCTTCTTCACGATAGGTCTCGGGAGCATTCCGTGTCCCAGAAACCAAACATGTGAAGGGCCTAATAAGAGGACAAAATTCGCTGCTTCCATGAACAACATATCTTTCAATCTCCCTTCGGTGGCAATACTTGAACAGCATTTCTCAGGGAAGGATAATGGGGGTGTTTACACCACGGACTTCCCAGTTGTTCCTCCGAGACCCTTTAACTACACGGGGACACCACCGAATAACAGCATGGTGAAGAGTGGAACGAAGGTGGTGGTGATACCTTACAACACCAGAGTGCAGGTTGTGCTGCAGGACACTAGCATTTTGGGAGCAGAGAGTCATCCGTTACATCTTCATGGGTTCAACATGTTGGTGGTAGGTCAAGGTTTTGGAAACTTTGATCCTTTGGAAGATCCTGGCAAGTTTAATCTGGTGGACCCTGTTGAGAGGAACACCATCGGTGTGCCTTCTGGTGGTTGGGTTGCAATTCGCTTTGTCGCTGACAACCCAG GTGTTTGGCTGATGCACTGCCACATTGATTTGCACCTGAGTTGGGGATTGAGGATGGCTTGGATTGTGAACAACGGCAAACTCTCTCATCAGAAGTTGCTTCCTCCACCTTCTGATCTCCCAAAATGTTGA
- the LOC106759059 gene encoding vitellogenin-2, protein MDEKRKASKKDTASSSQASSSSRSLFSRSTSTSNAPLLRSFSQKNSSSSSSKCNNNLPRSFSQKNPSIGRKCTNIAKEQKARFYIMRRCVAMLVCWHKHGDS, encoded by the coding sequence ATGGACGAAAAGAGAAAGGCATCAAAGAAGGACACAGCTTCCAGCAGCCAAGCCTCTTCTTCATCAAGGTCATTATTCTCAAGGAGTACCTCTACTTCAAACGCACCTCTCCTTAGAAGCTTCTCCCAGAAGaattcttcgtcttcttcttccaaaTGCAACAACAATCTTCCTCGGAGCTTCTCACAGAAGAACCCTTCCATCGGTCGGAAATGCACCAATATAGCTAAAGAACAGAAAGCACGTTTTTACATAATGAGAAGGTGTGTGGCCATGTTAGTTTGCTGGCACAAGCATGGGGATTCATGA